A genomic region of Phragmites australis chromosome 2, lpPhrAust1.1, whole genome shotgun sequence contains the following coding sequences:
- the LOC133908295 gene encoding mitogen-activated protein kinase 10-like — protein sequence MQHDQRKKSSAEAEFFTEYGDASRYKIQEVIGKGSYGVVCSAIDVHTGEKVAIKKIHDIFEHISDAARILREIKLLRLLRHPDIVEIKHIMLPPSRRDFKDIYVVFELMESDLHQVIKANDDLTKEHYQFFLYQLLRALKYIHTANVYHRDLKPKNILANSNCKLKICDFGLARVAFNDTPTTIFWTDYVATRWYRAPELCGSFFSKYTPAIDIWSIGCIFAEVLTGKPLFPGKNVVHQLDLMTDLLGTPSMDTISRVRNEKARRYLSSMRKKEPIPFSQKFPNADPLALNLLQRLLAFDPKDRPTAEEALAHPYFKGLAKVEREPSCQPITKMEFEFERRRVTKEDIRELIFREILEYHPQLLKDYINGTERTTFLYPSAVDQFRKQFAHLEENSGNGPVIPMERKHASLPRSTIVHSDPIPVKEQPRIGSSRDKLSSDESYKNPHETEKFSSNVPRTSQAPQRVPTARPGRVVGPYENGNTKDPYDTRRLTMNSGYPPQQQIPQTYGYYQTPGKPACSELSQAERYMLHQQAYACANSTTVPDVALDMRAPPFHHLSAGPKSDSSDRLTAETNLYTRSLNSIAATAAGVAANAHRKVGAVPFDMSRMY from the exons ATGCAGCACGATCAGCGCAAGAAG AGTTCTGCGGAGGCAGAGTTTTTCACGGAGTATGGGGACGCAAGTCGATACAAGATTCAGGAAGTCATTGGTAAGGGAAGTTATGGGGTGGTATGCTCTGCAATTGATGTCCACACCGGAGAGAAAGTGGCCATCAAGAAGATACACGACATATTCGAGCACATATCTGATGCAGCAAGAATTCTCCGTGAGATCAAGCTTCTGAGGCTCCTAAGACATCCTGACATTGTTGAGATCAAACATATTATGTTGCCTCCATCAAGAAGGGACTTCAAAGATATTTATGTTGTTTTTGAACTTATGGAGTCCGATCTTCACCAAGTTATTAAGGCTAACGATGACTTGACAAAGGAACATTATCAGTTCTTTCTCTACCAATTGCTCCGTGCTCTGAAATACATTCATACAG CTAACGTTTATCACCGGGACTTGAAGCCGAAGAATATATTAGCAAATTCTAATTGCAAACTGAAAATTTGTGATTTTGGACTAGCACGAGTTGCATTCAATGATACCCCAACAACGATCTTTTGGACG GATTATGTTGCAACAAGATGGTACAGAGCTCCAGAGCTCTGTGGATCCTTCTTTTCAAAG TATACACCAGCCATTGACATTTGGAGCATTGGATGCATCTTCGCTGAGGTGCTAACAGGAAAACCTTTGTTTCCTGGTAAAAATGTTGTCCATCAGTTAGATTTGATGACTGATCTTCTAGGCACTCCATCAATGGATACAATTTCTCGG GTCCGGAATGAGAAAGCAAGGAGGTATCTGAGCAGCATGAGAAAGAAAGAGCCAATCCCATTCTCGCAGAAGTTTCCTAATGCGGATCCATTAGCCTTGAATCTTTTGCAAAGGCTGTTAGCATTTGATCCGAAGGACCGTCCAACTGCAGAAGAG GCATTGGCTCATCCATACTTTAAAGGGCTAGCCAAGGTTGAGAGAGAACCATCTTGTCAGCCAATCACAAAGATGGAGTTTGAGTTTGAGCGTAGAAGAGTGACAAAAGAAGACATAAGGGAGCTAATATTCCGTGAGATATTGGAATATCATCCGCAATTACTGAAAGACTATATCAACGGCACGGAGAGGACAACCTTTCTATACCCAAG TGCTGTTGATCAATTCAGGAAGCAATTTGCTCATCTCGAAGAAAATAGTGGAAATGGTCCTGTGATTCCAATGGAAAGAAAACATGCTTCTCTTCCTAG GTCTACTATTGTTCACTCTGATCCAATTCCTGTCAAGGAACAACCCCGTATTGGCTCATCAAGGGACAAGCTTTCATCTGATGAGTCCTACAAAAATCCACATGAGACAGAAAAATTTTCCAGCAATGTCCCGAGAACCTCACAGGCTCCACAAAGAGTGCCAACAG CGAGACCAGGAAGGGTTGTTGGTCCTTACGAAAATGGAAACACCAAGGATCCCTATGATACACGTAGGTTGACAATGAACTCAGGATACCCTCCCCAACAACAAATCCCACAAACATATGGTTATTATCAGACACCTGGCAAGCCAGCTTGCTCTGAGCTGTCGCAGGCTGAAAGGTATATGCTGCATCAGCAGGCATATGCCTGTGCAAACAGCACAACTGTGCCTGATGTTGCTCTGGACATGAGAGCACCCCCTTTTCATCATTTATCAGCAGGGCCGAAAAGTGATTCTTCTGATAGGCTAACAGCAGAGACAAATTTGTACACGAGATCACTCAACAGCATTGCTGCTACTGCAGCAGGAGTGGCAGCAAATGCTCACAGAAAGGTTGGTGCGGTTCCCTTCGACATGTCAAGGATGTATTAG